A genomic window from Methanobrevibacter sp. TLL-48-HuF1 includes:
- a CDS encoding ATP-binding cassette domain-containing protein, whose protein sequence is MTNIQLSTENLSFTYPDGTQALKNINIEIEKGEKVAIIGPNGAGKSTLFSHFNGLTEPTSGCVKIEGKAISFEKDELLKVRQKVGIVFQDPNDQLFAPTVKEDIAFGPMNLGLSYDEVEKRVEDALKMVGMENYENKTPHHLSGGQQKRIAIAGIIAMKPEIMILDEPTAGLDPDGVEKVLNIMNQLNKEGMTLIISSHDIDMISKYADKIFILYNGEIIESGNKNQIFSNKELLKKAHLRTPITTEILYNLKESGLNVNTEKISVADTCAEIIKAKQINE, encoded by the coding sequence ATGACAAATATACAATTATCAACTGAAAACTTAAGTTTCACATACCCTGACGGTACACAGGCTTTAAAAAATATCAATATCGAAATTGAAAAAGGAGAAAAAGTAGCTATTATCGGACCTAACGGTGCAGGAAAATCAACACTTTTCTCACACTTCAACGGTTTGACAGAGCCTACCTCAGGATGTGTTAAAATAGAAGGAAAAGCTATCTCTTTTGAGAAGGATGAACTGCTTAAAGTTAGACAAAAAGTTGGAATTGTATTTCAAGACCCAAATGACCAGCTGTTTGCACCAACAGTTAAAGAAGACATTGCTTTCGGACCTATGAATTTAGGTTTAAGCTACGACGAAGTGGAAAAACGTGTTGAAGATGCACTGAAAATGGTTGGAATGGAAAATTATGAAAACAAAACCCCTCACCATTTAAGTGGAGGACAGCAAAAAAGAATAGCTATTGCCGGAATAATAGCTATGAAACCTGAAATAATGATTTTAGATGAACCGACAGCGGGACTTGACCCTGATGGAGTAGAAAAAGTTCTGAATATCATGAATCAGCTTAATAAAGAAGGAATGACCTTAATCATTTCATCTCATGATATAGATATGATCAGCAAATATGCAGATAAAATATTTATTCTTTATAATGGTGAGATAATTGAATCCGGAAATAAAAACCAAATATTTTCAAATAAAGAATTATTAAAAAAAGCTCATTTAAGAACACCGATAACAACAGAAATACTGTATAATTTAAAAGAATCCGGTTTAAATGTTAATACCGAAAAAATAAGCGTTGCAGACACGTGTGCAGAAATTATAAAAGCTAAACAAATTAATGAGTAG
- a CDS encoding FeoA family protein translates to MVKSLLDVNAGDEVTIVKYNDGGNTDLKRHLLGMGFVRGSKIKIQKVAPLGDPIEFKIKGYDVCLRKEEAKNIIVE, encoded by the coding sequence ATGGTAAAATCTTTATTAGATGTGAACGCTGGTGACGAAGTAACTATTGTAAAATATAATGATGGTGGAAACACTGATTTAAAAAGACATTTATTAGGTATGGGATTCGTTAGAGGTTCAAAAATTAAAATCCAAAAAGTTGCACCTTTAGGCGATCCTATTGAATTCAAAATTAAAGGATATGATGTTTGTCTTCGTAAAGAAGAAGCTAAAAACATCATAGTAGAATAA
- the feoB gene encoding ferrous iron transport protein B codes for MKECIVGLAGNPNVGKTTVFNQLTGMHQHVGNWPGKTVERAEGHFDYDATRFDVVDLPGNYALSAHSIEEIVSRDFIVDDDSDVIVNVVDAANLERNLYLTVQMMELGANLVMALNMNDFAKKKEHIIDIKLMAELLGFPVVEINAKNKDGFDELLSTVKKVANKHIDTTQKLVYGPELKEHLGDLQSLIEKDSNLTDVPAMWTAIKLLEKDAIVIEKVQKSKNASQILRETDKVAAHLADIYNESAEEVIANARYAFIDGLMNEAVSKPAVEKPTVSDKIDKYLTNRILGIPIFLVIMYIMFQLTFTIGAPFQDLIDEGFGLLGEAIGGVLGDSVLSSFIVDGIIGGVGGVLTFLPIIIIMFLFISILEDSGYLARAAFVMDRVMHKLVGLHGKSFIPMILGFGCGVPAIMATRTMENESDRLLSMMLVPFMSCTARLPVYALLISAFFAANQGQVLFSIYLLGIVVALIVAAILKRTMFKGMSSPFVMELPTYKVPSLKGVLLHTWDKTKGFLRKAGTIILAASIIVWVLSSVPFGVEYGSQESAIGQIGTAIAPIFAPLGFGEWQPAVAILFGLVAKEVVVSTFSSLFGVEEEGSGIDAAVHQLFTPLSAYAFMAFVLLYVPCFAAIGTIKQETNSWKWPLTMSVITLATGYIVALIIYQGGLLLGFA; via the coding sequence ATGAAAGAATGTATTGTAGGATTAGCAGGAAACCCGAATGTGGGTAAAACTACAGTATTCAATCAATTAACAGGTATGCATCAGCATGTAGGTAACTGGCCTGGTAAAACTGTTGAAAGGGCAGAAGGTCATTTTGATTATGATGCTACTCGCTTTGATGTTGTTGATTTACCTGGTAATTATGCATTAAGTGCTCATTCTATTGAAGAAATCGTTTCAAGGGATTTCATTGTAGATGATGATTCTGATGTGATTGTTAATGTGGTAGATGCTGCTAATTTAGAACGTAATTTGTATCTGACTGTTCAAATGATGGAATTAGGTGCAAACTTAGTAATGGCTCTTAATATGAATGATTTTGCAAAGAAAAAAGAACATATTATTGATATTAAATTAATGGCTGAGTTATTAGGTTTCCCTGTTGTTGAAATTAATGCTAAAAATAAAGATGGTTTTGATGAGTTATTGTCTACAGTTAAAAAAGTAGCTAATAAACATATTGATACCACTCAAAAATTGGTTTATGGCCCTGAATTAAAAGAACATTTAGGAGATCTTCAATCATTAATTGAAAAAGATAGTAATTTAACTGACGTTCCAGCAATGTGGACAGCAATAAAATTATTGGAAAAGGATGCTATTGTAATAGAAAAAGTTCAAAAATCTAAAAATGCTTCTCAAATATTGAGAGAAACTGATAAAGTAGCTGCACACTTAGCAGATATTTATAATGAAAGTGCAGAAGAAGTAATAGCTAATGCGAGATATGCATTTATTGATGGACTTATGAATGAAGCAGTAAGTAAACCTGCTGTGGAAAAACCAACAGTATCTGATAAGATTGATAAATATTTAACTAACAGAATTTTAGGAATTCCTATATTTTTAGTTATTATGTATATTATGTTCCAGCTTACTTTTACAATTGGAGCGCCTTTCCAAGATCTGATTGATGAAGGTTTTGGTTTATTAGGTGAAGCAATTGGCGGAGTATTAGGTGATTCAGTACTTTCATCTTTTATTGTTGACGGTATTATTGGAGGAGTAGGTGGAGTATTAACCTTTTTACCAATTATTATCATTATGTTTTTATTCATAAGTATTCTAGAAGACAGCGGTTACTTAGCTAGAGCTGCTTTTGTTATGGATAGAGTTATGCATAAATTAGTTGGTCTTCATGGTAAATCTTTTATTCCTATGATTTTAGGATTTGGTTGTGGTGTTCCAGCAATTATGGCTACCAGAACAATGGAAAACGAATCTGATCGTTTACTTTCCATGATGCTTGTTCCATTCATGTCATGTACTGCAAGATTACCGGTATATGCATTATTAATTTCAGCATTTTTCGCTGCAAATCAGGGTCAGGTATTATTCTCAATTTATTTATTGGGAATCGTTGTTGCACTTATTGTTGCAGCTATTCTTAAAAGAACTATGTTTAAAGGAATGTCTTCCCCATTTGTTATGGAACTTCCAACATATAAAGTCCCATCCTTAAAAGGTGTATTATTACATACATGGGATAAAACTAAAGGATTCCTTAGAAAAGCAGGAACTATTATTCTTGCAGCATCCATTATTGTATGGGTTTTAAGTAGTGTACCATTTGGTGTTGAATACGGATCTCAGGAAAGTGCAATTGGTCAAATAGGTACTGCAATAGCACCAATTTTCGCTCCTCTTGGTTTCGGAGAATGGCAACCAGCTGTAGCAATCTTATTTGGTTTAGTTGCTAAGGAGGTTGTTGTATCTACATTCAGTTCACTGTTCGGTGTAGAAGAAGAGGGTTCGGGTATTGATGCAGCTGTTCATCAATTGTTCACTCCGCTTTCAGCATATGCATTTATGGCATTTGTACTGCTGTATGTTCCTTGTTTCGCGGCTATCGGTACAATCAAACAGGAAACCAACAGTTGGAAATGGCCGTTAACTATGTCTGTTATCACATTAGCAACCGGTTATATTGTAGCACTTATAATATATCAAGGCGGTTTGTTACTGGGTTTTGCTTAG
- a CDS encoding DUF4012 domain-containing protein has translation MRRRKKLIIAILLVILIGLISVIAGALFLPQDNELAQGSKNILVCAIDESEPRPGMGACDMAFIVSLQDGELVNYTEIYPHGMTHPNASEPQEAQEQGAGEKLLLHDSFWDNDTKKSMQLAKEIVEYNTSENIDAVVAVNSEALDAILKSAGTLDVNGTQMNASGIDLIREEQYNGGQTRGAAVMDIVKAAGHAASDPIKKAEMINAALDQYSKGNIVMEPQGAFVGLLASKGINNLI, from the coding sequence ATGAGAAGAAGAAAAAAATTGATTATCGCCATTTTACTTGTTATTCTAATTGGATTAATATCAGTAATTGCCGGTGCATTATTCTTACCACAGGACAATGAATTAGCTCAAGGTTCAAAGAATATACTTGTATGTGCAATTGATGAAAGTGAACCAAGACCTGGAATGGGTGCTTGTGATATGGCATTTATTGTATCACTACAAGATGGTGAACTTGTCAATTATACTGAAATATATCCTCATGGAATGACTCACCCTAATGCTTCAGAGCCACAAGAAGCTCAAGAACAAGGAGCTGGCGAAAAATTGTTACTTCATGATTCCTTCTGGGATAATGACACTAAAAAATCAATGCAACTAGCAAAAGAAATTGTAGAATACAATACTAGTGAAAATATTGATGCTGTTGTAGCTGTTAACAGTGAAGCATTAGATGCAATATTGAAAAGTGCTGGAACATTAGATGTTAATGGTACTCAAATGAATGCAAGTGGTATTGACCTAATAAGAGAAGAACAATATAATGGTGGGCAAACTAGAGGAGCTGCAGTAATGGATATTGTAAAAGCTGCAGGTCACGCAGCAAGCGACCCTATTAAAAAAGCAGAAATGATTAATGCTGCTTTAGACCAATATTCAAAAGGAAATATTGTAATGGAACCTCAAGGAGCATTTGTAGGTTTACTTGCTTCCAAAGGAATTAATAATTTAATATAA
- a CDS encoding ABC transporter ATP-binding protein, translated as MTEYIIETKNLTKRFGKDIAVNSINMKIERGKIYGLLGRNGAGKTTTMCMLLNLSEPTSGEIKLFGEDYKKHQKENYSKTGSIIETPGFYENLNAVENLKIIAKLRGNYNRKTIDEVLNLVCLYDAKYKKFKDFSLGMKQRLGIAAAIMHSPDLLILDEPINGLDPVGIKEIRSLLKTLANDYGTTILISSHILSEIEHIADVIGVMDHGNLIEELSKKELENRLNKYVDFEVSDIQLASEILKQTGFRENIDFAVTKTPENTLLIRLISHLDARDEINEKFVKSGIKVSKLILCEENLEEFFTRLIGNDVRFS; from the coding sequence ATGACAGAATACATTATAGAAACAAAAAACCTAACAAAACGCTTTGGAAAAGATATTGCAGTTAATTCAATTAATATGAAAATTGAAAGGGGGAAAATATATGGATTACTTGGCAGAAATGGAGCTGGAAAAACTACAACTATGTGCATGCTTCTAAATCTGTCAGAACCAACATCAGGTGAAATTAAGCTTTTTGGAGAAGACTACAAAAAACACCAAAAAGAAAATTACTCCAAAACAGGATCCATAATTGAAACTCCAGGATTTTACGAAAACCTCAATGCAGTTGAAAATTTAAAGATAATAGCTAAATTAAGAGGCAATTACAACAGAAAAACAATAGATGAAGTTCTGAATCTTGTCTGTTTATATGATGCAAAATATAAAAAATTTAAAGACTTTTCTTTAGGCATGAAACAAAGATTGGGAATAGCTGCAGCTATAATGCACAGTCCTGATTTGTTGATTTTAGATGAACCTATAAACGGACTGGATCCCGTTGGAATTAAAGAAATAAGATCCCTTTTAAAAACATTGGCGAATGACTACGGAACAACAATTCTTATTTCCAGCCACATCCTAAGTGAAATTGAACATATTGCCGATGTTATCGGCGTTATGGACCATGGAAATCTCATTGAAGAACTGTCTAAAAAAGAACTGGAAAACAGATTAAATAAGTATGTTGATTTTGAAGTTTCAGACATTCAGCTAGCTTCAGAAATTCTTAAACAAACAGGATTTAGAGAAAACATTGATTTTGCAGTTACAAAAACTCCAGAAAATACTCTTTTAATCCGTTTAATTAGTCATTTGGATGCAAGAGATGAAATTAATGAAAAGTTTGTTAAATCCGGGATTAAAGTATCAAAATTAATATTATGTGAAGAAAACCTGGAAGAATTCTTTACAAGACTCATAGGCAATGATGTACGTTTTTCATAG
- a CDS encoding ABC transporter permease — MMTFIQSELIKLKHSKIFLLTVLGALTFPFLLYLSLISGTADGFESMLRACNQFTGSMFNIVLFAIVVSYIFGREYTEHTLKTMMTIPISRGKFILGKYLMFFIWTMILVAITFLSTCIFGYLGGVNHITLTGAIGCCKEIFITNILLFLSFTPFVFLSLIVPNMVAAMVTGAAFSIGNLMISSTKYAPYFPWSSSYLIGANEIANYSCSTATSLAIILAASAAGAIISYIYFTKKDVYI, encoded by the coding sequence ATGATGACATTTATTCAAAGTGAACTTATAAAACTTAAACATTCAAAAATATTCCTGCTGACTGTTCTTGGAGCACTTACATTTCCGTTCCTGCTTTATTTAAGTTTAATCAGCGGAACTGCTGACGGATTCGAAAGTATGCTTCGGGCATGTAATCAGTTTACAGGATCAATGTTTAATATTGTTCTTTTTGCAATTGTAGTTTCATACATATTTGGAAGGGAATACACAGAACATACCTTAAAAACAATGATGACAATTCCCATATCCCGTGGAAAATTCATTTTAGGAAAATATCTGATGTTTTTCATATGGACGATGATTTTAGTAGCTATTACATTCTTATCCACATGTATCTTCGGATATCTTGGTGGAGTCAACCATATAACACTAACAGGAGCTATTGGATGCTGTAAAGAAATATTTATTACAAATATTTTGTTATTTTTAAGTTTCACCCCATTTGTGTTTTTATCATTGATTGTGCCGAACATGGTAGCTGCAATGGTTACAGGGGCTGCATTCAGCATTGGAAATCTCATGATTTCTTCAACCAAGTATGCTCCCTATTTTCCCTGGAGCAGTTCATATCTAATCGGAGCAAATGAAATAGCCAACTATTCCTGCAGCACAGCAACTTCACTAGCTATTATATTAGCAGCATCTGCAGCAGGAGCAATAATTTCATACATCTACTTTACAAAAAAGGATGTTTACATTTAA
- a CDS encoding ABC transporter permease yields the protein MITLIQTEFIKLKHSKIFLLTVLGALSIPALLYIALLTGEYATFQGLLDYCATYACALFYIIIFTIIIAYLFGREYTEHTLKTVLTAPLSKTKLLFGKYLMFFIWTFIITTITFTGTVLAAYFGGISDITLSAGLNSYKEMLISVFLLCLSFSPFVFLSLIMPNMVFSMVTGAIFSIINLFVYSTKYTPYIPWCSPYLIGSNEISNYSCSTATSLAIILATFAIGMTISYIYFTKKDVYL from the coding sequence ATGATAACACTTATTCAGACAGAATTTATAAAACTGAAACATTCAAAAATATTCCTGCTGACCGTTCTTGGAGCACTTAGCATTCCTGCTTTACTCTATATTGCTCTTCTTACAGGAGAATATGCAACATTTCAGGGTCTGCTTGACTATTGTGCCACTTATGCATGTGCACTGTTTTATATAATCATATTTACAATTATTATAGCTTATCTTTTTGGTAGAGAATACACGGAACATACTTTAAAAACAGTATTAACTGCTCCACTATCTAAAACAAAACTGCTGTTTGGAAAATATCTGATGTTTTTCATATGGACATTTATAATCACTACAATTACATTTACAGGCACTGTACTTGCTGCATACTTCGGCGGAATTTCAGATATTACACTGTCTGCTGGATTAAATAGCTATAAGGAAATGTTAATTTCAGTGTTTTTACTCTGTTTAAGCTTTTCTCCATTTGTATTTCTTTCACTGATTATGCCAAATATGGTTTTTTCAATGGTTACAGGTGCTATATTCAGTATTATAAACTTATTTGTTTATTCAACCAAATATACTCCATATATTCCATGGTGCAGTCCTTATCTGATCGGATCAAATGAAATATCCAACTATTCCTGCAGCACAGCAACTTCACTAGCTATAATACTGGCCACATTTGCAATCGGAATGACAATTTCATATATCTACTTTACAAAAAAGGATGTTTACCTATAA
- a CDS encoding type II secretion system F family protein: MFGNFFIIVADVFLDIFNFFKNFNFKNIKLPKRNKVKKELNPKLFAKINFTEVKKQKESQNKLLNKSRKVFLKYFLRKKAIAIGVLIFFILFITAEFEIAGIYLTLMVMIYIFMLYFPKISQKHKYDDLNFELPYALRHMATELKAGKGLHDTLLTVSMANYGSLSGEFKRVLKEIKYGKSSEDALMGMSCRVSSEGLSRAVHQIVGTLRVGGNLAGSLNVIAEDISFDMQIKLKEYSQKLNGFILIYTFVAILAPVIILIMLMAASTVVGDIVSGEMVLIMYMFFFPLIVVFMALFIKKMEPKI; encoded by the coding sequence GTGTTTGGCAATTTCTTTATAATTGTAGCTGATGTGTTTTTAGATATTTTTAACTTTTTTAAAAATTTCAATTTTAAAAATATAAAACTTCCTAAAAGAAATAAGGTAAAAAAAGAGTTAAATCCCAAATTATTTGCTAAAATTAATTTCACTGAAGTCAAAAAACAAAAAGAATCCCAGAATAAACTGTTAAATAAATCACGAAAAGTATTCTTGAAATATTTTTTAAGAAAAAAAGCAATAGCTATTGGGGTTTTAATATTTTTCATATTGTTTATAACTGCAGAATTTGAAATTGCAGGAATTTATTTAACGTTAATGGTTATGATTTATATTTTTATGCTGTATTTTCCAAAAATCAGTCAGAAACATAAATATGATGATTTGAATTTTGAATTGCCTTATGCTTTAAGGCATATGGCAACTGAACTAAAGGCAGGAAAAGGATTGCATGATACATTGCTTACTGTATCTATGGCAAATTACGGATCTCTTTCAGGGGAGTTTAAAAGAGTTTTAAAAGAAATCAAATATGGTAAATCAAGTGAAGATGCATTGATGGGAATGTCGTGCAGAGTATCATCAGAGGGTTTGTCAAGAGCAGTTCATCAGATTGTAGGAACTTTGAGAGTTGGCGGAAATTTAGCCGGCAGCTTAAATGTGATTGCTGAAGATATTTCATTTGATATGCAGATTAAACTAAAAGAATACTCTCAAAAATTAAATGGTTTTATTCTGATTTATACTTTTGTGGCTATTCTGGCTCCTGTTATAATTTTAATCATGTTAATGGCAGCATCAACAGTTGTGGGGGATATTGTATCTGGAGAAATGGTACTCATAATGTATATGTTCTTTTTCCCGTTGATTGTAGTTTTCATGGCTTTGTTCATTAAAAAAATGGAGCCAAAAATTTAA
- a CDS encoding CpaF family protein gives MNNNIIKKQFGSIGGNFDVVPQYNVFKQKYSSEEKLLLSELRENLVDLAISSDESLQVNEDKLLNDIKNFLFAKLANNSQNNDISNEYLDNLARKLFQDLVGYGEIDPLIRDDNLEEIMVIGINKPVFVYHREYGMMKTNILFKDADELMNLIDSIARQINRRIDQESPILDGRLLDGSRVNATIPPISADGPSMTIRKFKRDPLTIIDLINSKTISVELAAFFWLCFDGLGVKSANAIISGGTSSGKTTTLNALSSFINPKERIITIEDTLELQIPHEHVIRMETRPPNVENKGELTMNDLVKNSLRQRPDRIIVGEVRGSEAITLFTALNTGHSGFGTLHSNDARETITRLTNAPMSVPNIMISAIDFIIMQNRIYKPDGVSFRRISEVAEVSGIEEGVVQLNKIFEWDPQSDTIKNVGIASKTLAEIAKVSGNSLNSLHEEIKNREIVLQHMVNQNIRSIRDVSTVLEMYYLDSQKVLNRILLTGQ, from the coding sequence ATGAACAATAATATAATTAAAAAGCAATTTGGCAGTATTGGGGGCAATTTTGATGTTGTACCACAATATAATGTTTTTAAACAAAAATACTCTTCTGAAGAAAAACTTCTTTTAAGTGAACTTCGTGAAAATTTAGTTGATTTAGCTATATCATCTGATGAATCTCTTCAGGTAAATGAAGACAAGCTATTGAATGATATTAAGAACTTTTTATTTGCAAAGTTGGCAAACAACTCTCAAAATAATGACATTTCAAATGAATATTTAGACAACTTAGCAAGAAAGCTGTTTCAGGATCTTGTAGGTTATGGTGAAATTGACCCGTTAATTCGTGATGATAATCTTGAAGAGATTATGGTAATAGGTATAAATAAGCCGGTTTTTGTTTATCATAGGGAATATGGTATGATGAAAACGAATATTCTCTTTAAAGATGCTGATGAGCTGATGAACCTGATTGATTCCATAGCCAGACAGATAAATCGCAGAATAGACCAGGAATCACCAATTTTAGATGGTCGCCTGTTGGACGGTTCAAGAGTTAATGCAACAATTCCTCCAATTTCAGCAGACGGTCCGTCAATGACTATACGTAAATTTAAAAGAGATCCGTTAACTATAATTGATTTAATAAACTCAAAAACAATTTCAGTTGAACTTGCAGCATTTTTCTGGCTGTGTTTTGACGGTTTGGGAGTAAAATCAGCTAATGCAATAATATCAGGGGGAACCAGTTCAGGAAAAACCACAACATTAAATGCATTATCTTCATTTATAAATCCGAAAGAGCGGATAATTACAATTGAAGACACTCTGGAGCTTCAAATACCTCATGAACATGTTATTAGAATGGAAACAAGACCTCCAAATGTTGAAAACAAAGGTGAATTAACAATGAATGACCTGGTTAAAAACTCACTAAGACAAAGGCCAGACAGAATAATCGTTGGTGAAGTTAGAGGAAGTGAAGCAATTACACTTTTTACAGCACTAAATACAGGACATTCCGGATTTGGAACACTTCATTCAAATGATGCAAGAGAAACAATCACAAGATTAACAAATGCTCCAATGTCTGTTCCGAATATTATGATTTCAGCTATTGATTTTATAATAATGCAGAACAGAATTTATAAACCGGATGGGGTGTCATTTAGAAGAATAAGTGAAGTTGCTGAAGTGTCTGGAATAGAGGAAGGTGTAGTTCAATTAAACAAAATTTTTGAATGGGATCCTCAAAGTGATACAATTAAAAATGTGGGAATTGCCAGTAAAACATTGGCTGAAATAGCTAAAGTCAGTGGAAATTCCTTAAACAGTCTTCATGAAGAAATCAAAAACCGTGAAATTGTTTTGCAGCATATGGTTAATCAGAATATCCGTTCAATCAGAGATGTCAGTACTGTTCTGGAGATGTATTATCTGGACTCTCAAAAGGTTTTAAATAGAATTTTATTGACTGGACAGTGA
- a CDS encoding SAM-dependent methyltransferase, whose translation MTQNCFCGKNCITTKENIADKIADLNPCEKCEDITIKKFSPINELIDFNKLDSDYKKCECGKRPIDIVMSHILKIMIEEEIVPQNATLRRHSPIPLPSFYYSTQMAQFIGKDSVILIHPDFNKKVAERLNNEVDEVKGVLKGNPQEVNGMINKDSPIKNFELLSGCDKRSDVMRTLIKNEAELEKIIINKNQHQHHIEVAPTTEEKLIKLHNYLENSNIKKGIAIDGMCGNGSIGIYLLKYGFEKVIFNDIYSEAIENLKFNLEVNEILGNYEIYNKAFEDLEVEKCDLCVIDSYPQTDIEEIIKKAEKIADNVLII comes from the coding sequence ATGACACAAAACTGCTTCTGTGGAAAAAACTGTATTACAACAAAAGAAAACATAGCTGACAAAATAGCTGATTTAAACCCATGTGAAAAGTGTGAAGACATTACAATAAAAAAATTCAGTCCAATAAATGAATTAATTGACTTCAATAAGCTTGATTCAGATTATAAAAAATGCGAATGCGGAAAAAGGCCTATTGACATTGTAATGAGCCATATTCTAAAAATAATGATTGAAGAGGAAATAGTTCCTCAAAATGCAACATTAAGAAGGCACAGCCCGATTCCACTTCCAAGCTTTTATTATTCAACACAGATGGCACAGTTTATAGGCAAGGATTCAGTAATTTTAATCCACCCTGATTTCAATAAAAAAGTTGCCGAAAGATTAAACAATGAAGTAGATGAAGTAAAAGGAGTTTTAAAAGGAAATCCTCAAGAAGTAAACGGCATGATAAACAAAGATTCCCCTATAAAAAACTTTGAATTACTCTCCGGCTGTGATAAGCGTTCAGATGTTATGAGAACACTTATTAAAAATGAGGCCGAACTGGAAAAAATAATTATAAACAAAAATCAGCACCAGCACCATATTGAAGTAGCACCAACAACAGAAGAAAAGCTGATTAAGCTTCACAATTACCTGGAAAACAGCAATATCAAAAAAGGAATAGCTATTGATGGAATGTGCGGTAACGGATCAATTGGAATCTATTTGCTCAAATACGGATTTGAAAAAGTAATATTCAATGATATTTACAGCGAAGCTATTGAAAATCTGAAATTTAATCTTGAAGTTAATGAAATACTCGGAAATTATGAAATTTACAATAAAGCATTTGAAGATTTGGAAGTTGAAAAATGTGATTTGTGTGTAATTGACAGCTATCCCCAGACAGATATTGAAGAAATTATCAAAAAAGCCGAGAAAATAGCTGACAATGTATTAATAATCTAA